The Fragaria vesca subsp. vesca linkage group LG2, FraVesHawaii_1.0, whole genome shotgun sequence genome includes a window with the following:
- the LOC101314152 gene encoding ocs element-binding factor 1-like, with protein sequence MATSSGNSSGSQLHNSGSEGDLQHAIDQRKRKRMQSNRESARRSRMRKQQHLDELTAQVAQLRKENGQILTSINITTQHYMNVEAENSVLKAQMAELSQRLDSLTEILNYINGNNNINSNNNGVFETEPAGQLLQTGSTAADHNSSFMMNPWNNLLYSNLPIMATADMLQY encoded by the coding sequence ATGGCTACTTCGAGCGGAAACTCTTCTGGTTCACAGCTTCATAACTCGGGATCGGAAGGGGACCTTCAGCATGCGATTGATCAGCGAAAGCGGAAGAGAATGCAGTCCAACAGGGAATCTGCGCGGCGGTCGAGGATGCGGAAGCAGCAGCACTTGGATGAGCTGACGGCTCAGGTGGCCCAGCTGAGGAAGGAAAACGGTCAAATCCTGACCAGCATAAACATCACCACCCAGCACTACATGAACGTGGAGGCCGAGAATTCGGTTCTCAAGGCCCAGATGGCGGAGCTCAGCCAGAGACTGGACTCCTTGACCGAGATCCTCAACTATATCAACGGCAACAACAATATTAACTCGAATAATAATGGGGTGTTCGAAACCGAACCGGCCGGCCAGCTGCTTCAGACCGGCTCCACCGCTGCCGATCATAACAGCAGCTTCATGATGAACCCTTGGAATAATTTGCTCTACTCAAACCTGCCCATCATGGCCACAGCAGACATGCTGCAGTACTAA